A window of the Podospora bellae-mahoneyi strain CBS 112042 chromosome 6, whole genome shotgun sequence genome harbors these coding sequences:
- the IRC5 gene encoding putative ATPase (COG:A; antiSMASH:Cluster_2; EggNog:ENOG503NX78), producing the protein MASADTMEAEKPKMSYTKLREEQILAAEEEKAHLANLKAEEKRKKKWKRRPLTKEEREAKGKDLDALLAQSAAFSSILTDKTKVLGRVGTGLDGKTLGEHDLTMAKQPKCLVGGTMRDYQLEGLTWMYEICVQGMSGILADEMGLGKTIQTISLIALLREQENYLGPHLIVAPLSTLSNWMNEFHKWVPSIPVCMYHGTPEQRIGIFKNQINKHLVGGRPTNKFPVVCTTYEMVIRDRANLSKINWEFIIIDEGHRMKNFDSKLFRELKTFTSATRLLITGTPLQNNLKELWSLLNFLLPKIFSDWESFESWFDFSDLEDEEGTEEFIADKAKQELVKKMHVVLQPLLLRRVKADVAKYLPKKREYVLYAPMTREQTDLYNAISDKNIDTRAYLENKVVERLTAANSSALSPSRSTRSSRSSSVKPDTESEVTSSTARTSPMSVKMEEPPAPPAKKNAFALMMGKRPSGRPPKAATLAKKQGAAAEAALPIRESPRKASTKRKASPAPQSPAPKSVKSSRQSTPSSVRGRPRRGRKSYKDADSDDDMLDDDAFEAKLAKQLEKETELQAQNDLDEDIGEFERAKTLELAKREISLKKLGNPVMQLRLVCNSPHHFYDCEADESIVTASGKMLLLDRLLPALFERGHKVLIFSQFNKQLDLLESYCADLRGWPVCRIDGSVAQEDRQAQIEDFNKDPELKIFLLTTRAGGQGINLASADTVILFDSDWNPQQDLQAQDRAHRIGQTRPVVVYRLATKDTVEDELLGSADAKRRLEKLVIKKGGFRTMGQKIDMREDLDKETLKALLLKDGQVYKFSGDKEVLSDADIEVLCDRSDEAYERAAAGEGNAGVYKVVETKADGITETGKQ; encoded by the exons ATGGCGTCCGCCGATACGATGGAAGCTGAGAAGCCCAAAATGAGCTACACCAAGCTGAGAGAGGAGCAAATactcgccgccgaggaggaaaaggcccACCTCGCGAAtctcaaggctgaggagaagcGCAAGAAGAAATGGAAGCGGAGACCCTTGACAAAGGAGGAGCGTGAGGCTAAGGGAAAGGACCTGGATGCTCTTCTCGCCCAGAGTGCAGCGTTTAGCAGCATTCTGACAGACAAGACCAAAGTCCTCGGCCGAGTTGGAACAGGCTTGGATGGCAAGACACTGGGAGAACATGACTTGACCATGGCCAAGCAGCCCAAGTGCTTGGTTGGCGGCACCATGCGAGACTACCAGTTGGAGGGTCTTACTTGGATGTACGAGATTTGCGTACAGGGAATGAGTGGCATTTTGGCTGACGAGATGGGTCTCG GCAAAACCATCCAAACCATCTCCCTGATTGCTCTCCTCCGCGAGCAAGAAAATTACCTCGGTCCACATCTGATTGTTGCTCCGTTGAGTACACTATCGAACTGGATGAATGAGTTTCACAAATGGGTCCCCTCAATCCCTGTTTGCATGTACCACGGCACCCCCGAGCAGCGTATCGGCATTTTCAAGAACCAGATCAACAAACATCTCGTGGGAGGCAGACCTACGAATAAGTTTCCCGTCGTTTGCACGACCTATGAGATGGTCATCCGTGACCGTGCCAACCTTTCCAAGATAAACTGGGAGTTTatcatcatcgacgaggGTCACCGGATGAAGAACTTTGACTCCAAGCTGTTCCGGGAACTCAAGACATTCACCTCTGCCACCCGTCTCCTGATTACCGGCACCCCTCTTCAGAACAATCTCAAGGAACTGTGGTCACTGCTGAACTTTTTGTTGCCCAAGATCTTCAGTGACTGGGAGTCTTTCGAGAGCTGGTTCGACTTTAGTGAcctcgaggatgaagaaggaaCCGAAGAGTTCATTGCTGATAAGGCCAAGCAAGAACTCGTCAAGAAGATGCACGTGGTGTTGCAGCCTTTGCTTCTGCGCAGAGTCAAGGCTGATGTCGCCAAGTACCTGCCCAAAAAGAGAGAGTATGTTTTGTATGCGCCGATGACCAGGGAGCAGACAGACTTGTACAACGCTATCAGCGATAAGAATATCGACACTCGGGCCTACTTGGAAAACAAGGTCGTGGAGAGGCTCACAGCTGCCAACAGCTCAGCATTATCGCCCAGTCGCAGCACGCGCTCCTCTAGGTCAAGCAGCGTGAAGCCAGACACGGAGAGTGAGGTCACCTCATCGACCGCAAGGACCAGCCCGATGTCAGTCAAGATGGAAgagccaccagctcctccagcgaAGAAGAATGCCTTTGCCCTCATGATGGGAAAGCGACCTAGTGGGCGTCCTCCTAAAGCCGCAACCCTAGCTAAGAAACAAGGTGCTGCGGCAGAAGCTGCCCTTCCGATTCGCGAATCACCACGGAAGGCCAGCACCAAGCGCAAGGCCTCACCAGCACCGCAGTCTCCCGCCCCCAAGAGCGTCAAGTCAAGTCGTCAGTCCACCCCTAGTAGTGTCCGCGGCCGACCACGACGAGGCCGCAAATCCTACAAAGACGCCGATTCAGACGACGACAtgctcgacgacgacgcctTTGAGGCCAAGTTGGCCAAACAACTCGAGAAGGAAACCGAACTGCAGGCACAAAATGACCTCGACGAAGACATCGGTGAATTCGAACGAGCCAAAACCCTCGAGCTTGCCAAACGCGAGATCTCCCTCAAGAAACTCGGCAACCCCGTCATGCAGCTCCGTCTGGTGTGCAACTCCCCCCATCACTTTTACGACTGCGAAGCGGACGAGTCCATCGTCACTGCTTCAGGGAAGATGCTGCTTCTTGACAGGTTACTCCCCGCCTTGTTTGAGCGCGGCCACAAGGTGCTCATCTTCAGCCAGTTCAACAAGCAGCTTGATCTGCTCGAGTCGTACTGCGCCGACCTGCGCGGGTGGCCGGTATGTCGCATCGATGGGTCAGTAGCGCAGGAGGACCGCCAGGCGCAAATTGAGGATTTCAACAAGGACCCTGAGCTCAAGATCTTCTTGTTGACCACGAGGGCAGGGGGGCAGGGTATCAACCTTGCTTCGGCTGACACCGTCATCTTGTTTGATAGTGACTGGAACCCGCAGCAGGATTTACAAGCGCAAGATCGCGCTCACAGGATTGGTCAGACAAGACCGGTGGTTGTGTACCGGTTGGCTACCAAGGACACTGTAGAGGACGAGCTATTGGGGAGTGCAGACGCAAAGAGAcggttggagaagctggtgaTCAAAAAGGGTGGGTTCAGGACGATGGGG
- the ARC1 gene encoding G4 quadruplex nucleic acid binding protein (antiSMASH:Cluster_2; BUSCO:EOG09263JFQ; EggNog:ENOG503P07W; COG:J) produces MAYLDSQKYTPAEETEIQSWLSKASSVSPDNSSLLDEINNTLATRTTALGTKPSKADIALYESLAPLVKSWGPEQRTGEHGHPNIVRLVDFVQNSPFFGLDVKDKVEVDVEDIRYVKPVVDAKAEKERLKKEKAAAAAAAAAAGGNAEQKTLVDRTKEAAQTVVEKAVEAKNTVVEAVTGDAAAAAGAKPQKQKKEKKEKKGREPAPPPPPQVLSPCLIDLRVGHILKAIKHPEADSLYVSTIAMGDKPGTDDTTEVDGQICRTVCSGLNGLVPLEEMQGRKVVVVCNLKPVKMRGIKSSAMVLAASPKIKEGEVDDHKGPVELVNPPADAKAGERVYFEGWAGEPEKVLNPKKKIWETFQPGFTTTDDLEVAFDAGVVEALEGKTGLGKLVTESGGVCKVKSLTGAQVR; encoded by the coding sequence ATGGCCTACCTCGACTCCCAGAAATACACCCCCGCCGAGGAAACTGAGATCCAATCCTGGCTCTCCAAGGCCTCCTCCGTGTCTCCCGAtaactcctccctcctcgacgaGATTAACAATACCCTCGCCACccgcaccaccgccctcggcaCCAAGCCCTCCAAAGCCGATATTGCTCTGTATGAGTCCCTCGCGCCCCTCGTCAAGTCCTGGGGCCCCGAGCAGCGCACCGGCGAGCACGGTCACCCCAACATTGTTCGCCTCGTCGACTTTGTGCAAAACTCACCCTTTTTCGGGCTCGACGTCAAGGACAaggtcgaggttgatgttgaggataTTCGCTATGTCAAGCCCGTCGTTGAcgccaaggccgagaaggagaggttgaagaaggagaaggctgctgctgctgctgctgccgccgccgctggtGGTAACGCTGAGCAAAAGACCCTCGTCGACCGCACAAAGGAGGCTGCCCAAACAGTCGTTGAAAAGGCCGTCGAAGCCAAGAACACCGTTGTCGAGGCTGTCACTGGCgacgctgccgccgccgctggtGCCAAGccccaaaagcaaaagaaggaaaagaaggagaagaagggccgCGAgcccgcccctcctccacctccccaggTCCTCTCGCCGTGCCTGATCGACCTCCGTGTTGGCCACATCCTCAAGGCGATCAAGCACCCCGAAGCTGACTCCCTTTATgtctccaccatcgccatggGCGACAAACCCGGCACCGACGACACCACCGAAGTCGACGGTCAAATCTGCCGCACTGTCTGCTCGGGTTTGAACGGGTTGGTTCCTCTTGAGGAGATGCAAGGCcgcaaggtggtggtggtgtgcaaCCTTAAGCCGGTCAAGATGAGGGGCATCAAGAGCAGCGCCATGGTGCTGGCTGCCTCgcccaagatcaaggagggagaggtggacgATCACAAGGGCCCCGTCGAGCTGGTCAACCCACCTGCCGATGCCAAGGCTGGCGAGAGGGTCTACTTTGAGGGGTGGGCCGGCGAGCCGGAGAAGGTGCTGAacccaaagaagaagatttgGGAGACATTCCAGCCTGGGTTTACGACTACGGACGACTTGGAGGTTGCGTTTGATgcgggggttgtggaggcgCTGGAGGGGAAGACGGGGTTGGGCAAGTTGGTGACGGAGAGCGGAGGAGTTTGCAAGGTGAAGAGCTTGACGGGTGCACAGGTTAGGTAA
- a CDS encoding hypothetical protein (antiSMASH:Cluster_2; EggNog:ENOG503PIH4), with the protein MQLPTLLLLLAGAVSAIPAGTSLPVLTAPGGGPAITASLPVITPPSKPTACSAKPSCYTHTTTTTPKACATACPEPKDPIMCPAYIKIEQKEVPCHDDCCPKTSTQTVTARCPKCVTGCVIPTITEYVTTGCAPTHTGAFPTAILTKPN; encoded by the exons ATGCAActcccaaccctcctcctcctcctcgccggaGCAGT CTCCGCCATCCCAGCCGGTACCTCCCTCCCAGTCCTCACCGcccccggcggcggcccagccatcaccgcctccctccccgtaATCACCCCCCCCAGCAAACCAACCGCCTGCTCCGCAAAGCCCTCCTGCTACAcccacacaaccaccaccaccccaaagGCCTGCGCCACCGCCTGCCCCGAGCCCAAAGACCCCATCATGTGCCCGGCCTACATCAAGATCGAGCAAAAGGAGGTCCCCTGCCACGACGACTGCTGCCCCAAGACGTCCACCCAAACCGTCACCGCCCGCTGCCCCAAGTGCGTTACCGGATGCGtgatccccaccatcaccgagtaCGTCACTACCGGCTGCGCGCCGACTCACACCGGAGCGTTCCCCACGGCGATTTTGACCAAGCCAAACTAA